In a genomic window of Rhododendron vialii isolate Sample 1 chromosome 12a, ASM3025357v1:
- the LOC131311353 gene encoding TPD1 protein homolog 1B-like: protein MVKPYSYCVVIILVSLLLSASPSCSSNDAIWGDSASGYCCGAEIRIYQWPSGYTALGIPKYSVLIVNEAWGAPSGVFDVHISCGEFASASLINPLLFRRVAVDDCLLKNGKLLYPGEVISFHYANILPYPLAVVQVRC, encoded by the exons ATGGTGAAGCCCTACTCCTACTGTGTAGTTATTATCTTGGTTTCCCTATTGCTATCAGCTTCCCCTTCAT GTTCCTCAAACGATGCTATCTGGGGAGATTCAGCATCAGGATACTGCTGTGGAGCAGAAATCCGAATCTACCAATGGCCATCAGGGTACACAGCTCTCGGTATACCGAAATACAGCGTCCTGATCGTAAACGAGGCATGGGGTGCACCGTCCGGCGTGTTCGACGTCCACATCTCCTGCGGCGAATTTGCATCGGCTTCTCTGATTAATCCCCTTCTCTTCCGGCGCGTCGCGGTGGAtgattgccttcttaaaaacgGCAAGCTTTTGTATCCCGGTGAAGtcatttcctttcattatgCCAATATACTTCCCTACCCTTTGGCTGTCGTACAGGTTAGATGCTGA
- the LOC131311354 gene encoding histidine--tRNA ligase, chloroplastic/mitochondrial: MPANPSLLIRHPNLLLTLSLRCFSLSPATRPSRTFTLLRTCCSSSSSSSSSTANSNDNARSGRSGSLSSIPAHDLAQKIDVNPPKGTRDFPPEDMRLRNWLFDNFREVSQMFAFEEVDFPVLESEALFIRKAGEEIRDQLYCFEDRGNRRVALRPELTPSLARLVIQKGKSLSLPLKWFAVGQCWRYERMTRGRRREHYQWNMDIIGVPDVMAEAELISSIVTFFKRIGITASDVGFKVSSRKVLQEVLRCYSIPNELFGKVCIIIDKIEKVPIDEIKRELRSAELSDEAIEELLQVLSIKSLTKLEEKLGAAGEAVAELKLLFSLAEKLGYSEWIQFDASVVRGLAYYTGIVFEGFDREGKLRAICGGGRYDRLLSTFGGEDIPACGFGFGDAVVLELLKEKGLVPEVGQQVENIVCALDPDLQGAAAGVATILRGKGQSVDLVLENKPLKWVFKRASRINSHRLILVGSSEWEKGEVSVKNLSSGEQYQIKVDKLE; the protein is encoded by the exons ATGCCTGCAAATCCTTCCCTCCTTATCCGCCACCCAAACCTCCtcctcacactctctctccgctgcttctctctctcccccgccACTCGCCCAAGTCGCACGTTTACGCTTCTCAGAACTTGttgctcttcttcctcttcgtcTTCGTCTTCTACAGCCAACTCCAACGACAATGCCCGGTCGGGCCGGTCCGGTTCGCTCTCTTCTATTCCGGCCCACGACCTTGCGCAGAAAATCGACGTCAATCCGCCCAAAGGCACCCGAGACTTCCCTCCCGAGGACATGCGCCTCCGTAACTGGCTTTTCGACAACTTCAGAGAG GTTTCTCAAATGTTCGCATTTGAAGAGGTTGATTTCCCGGTATTAGAGTCGGAGGCACTTTTTATAAGGAAAGCTGGGGAAGAGATCAGAGATCAG CTTTACTGTTTTGAGGATCGAGGAAATCGTCGAGTTGCATTACGGCCTGAACTTACTCCTTCTTTGGCGAGGCTTGTGATACAGAAAGG AAAATCTCTATCCCTCCCCCTAAAATGGTTTGCTGTTGGGCAGTGCTGGCGATATGAGAGGATGACTCGGGGGCGGCGGCGCGAGCATTACCAGTGGAATATGGATATCATTGGTGTACCAGATGTAATG GCTGAAGCTGAGCTTATTTCTTCTATTGTCACCTTTTTCAAGCGGATTGGAATCACAGCATCTGATGTTGGGTTTAAGGTTTCAAGCCGGAAG GTTTTACAAGAAGTTTTGCGGTGCTATTCCATCCCAAACGAGTTGTTTGGCAAGGTTTGCATCATTATAGACAAG ATAGAAAAGGTTCCAATTGATGAAATCAAGAGAGAGTTGAGGTCTGCTGAGTTATCAGATGAGGCTATTGAGGAGCTACTACaagtactctccatcaagtccTTAACAAAGTTGGAAG AGAAACTTGGAGCAGCAGGGGAAGCAGTTGCTGAACTGAAACTACTATTTTCACTTGCTGAAAAGTTAGGATATTCTGAGTGGATTCAGTTTGATGCATCTGTTGTCCGTGGTCTAGCGTACTACACTGGAATAGTATTTGAG GGATTCGATAGGGAAGGGAAGCTGCGTGCCATTTGTGGTGGTGGGCGGTATGACCGATTACTTTCAACTTTTGGAGGTGAAGACATTCCTGCCTGTGGCTTTGGATTTGGTGATGCTGTAGTATTAGAA CTGCTAAAGGAGAAAGGACTTGTACCAGAAGTAGGTCAGCAGGTAGAGAATATTGTGTGCGCTCTGGATCCTGATCTTCAAGGTGCAGCAGCTGGTGTTGCTACGATTCTCAGGGGAAAAGGCCAaagtgttgatttggtgttggAGAACAAACCACTTAAATG GGTGTTCAAACGGGCATCACGAATAAATTCACATAGGCTGATATTGGTGGGAAGTTCTGAGTGGGAAAAAGGCGAGGTTAGTGTAAAGAACCTTTCATCTGGTGAACAATATCAAATCAAAGTTGACAAGCTAGAGTGA